Part of the Leishmania infantum JPCM5 WGS CACT00000000 data, contig 3, whole genome shotgun sequence genome, ACATTGCGAGCCAGGATCAGCGGAATCAGCGCAGACTCCGTAGGCGACCACGGGTAGCCGGAGGCGTacaggtggcggtgctgatCGTTGCCAAAGGAGAGAATCTTCTGGCTACTCATGTGGGAGCTGGCGCCCATCGAGCTCAGACACTCGCGGTCGAAGTTCGACGGCTTCGGCAGGCTCGCCATGATCAGCCGGCTCAGGTACTCGTTCGGGTACTCCCCCGCGAGGCCCAAGACCAGCCGGCTCACCATGTCCAGGTGCTCCACACTGTTGGCGTAAACGCGATTCACCTTCCTCTGATCCGTCAGGCGACTGTAGCTCCGCAGCAAAAGACCACAGTAGTTGACAAGAAAGACAAGACAGTAGTAGCGGCAGttcgcctccagcagctgaagAGTGAAAAGCAGCGACGCTGTGCGATCGATCGTGCGCCACTTCTGCTTCCCTTTATTGGAGCTGTGCGAGTCAGGGTTCAGCTCCGCAGAGAGCTCCGCGACACCCGAGCAGATCTTCAGGTTGCGCACCTTCGCGTAGTCGATaaagccgccaccgtcgccgagcTTGGCCTCCTTCCACAGCGTcaggcagtgcagcagcatctgAGTGTGGGTGATGGTGAAGATGCAGTAGCGCGCGGCGAGCCCGGTGACCTTCTCCATATGTGCTGTGGAGGGGATCAGCTGTAGGTACGTGTGCCCAATATCAGCGAGCAACCGATAGTAGTCCATGACATCAGTCAGGCCCCCGTCAAGCGGCAGGAAGACGTCAACTACCTTGGTGTCGTGCACGGACTGTGCACCGTTCGTCCTTGCGTCCGCCTGCTCCGCAgagtcgccgccatcgc contains:
- a CDS encoding sodium stibogluconate resistance protein, putative; the protein is MDYYRLLADIGHTYLQLIPSTAHMEKVTGLAARYCIFTITHTQMLLHCLTLWKEAKLGDGGGFIDYAKVRNLKICSGVAELSAELNPDSHSSNKGKQKWRTIDRTASLLFTLQLLEANCRYYCLVFLVNYCGLLLRSYSRLTDQRKVNRVYANSVEHLDMVSRLVLGLAGEYPNEYLSRLIMASLPKPSNFDRECLSSMGASSHMSSQKILSFGNDQHRHLYASGYPWSPTESALIPLILARNVRLHVQENVSRHSQAQLRSPAERMSYHYTNWNFNTGLVIVPGCSLYMLKKSLPGFVPGKSTFAHYATMAEHEELHLPGAAADAHWQRGSAAVHVPGDGGGAAPGSHRNPPISEGSAGAEKREALTKNCEERLKKRRYINADLHLSDERTCVALCLEEACAIALPAVFLSSMLRKMSGEISNDEIYGVEGNLVMGVYGPASSEWHIIASILRKHLEE